A region of uncultured Anaeromusa sp. DNA encodes the following proteins:
- a CDS encoding HD domain-containing phosphohydrolase → MNQELQGMSCTVQQLRPGMCLAGPAKNSKGAIVMQGGTVLDERAIALLQRMSIAAIDVVRTDKNTFVVGDVQGEEELPAAISAEETWKTIGAYCPLVSPVQTLFKQRYGMLLEEMKKIWTAIRLRGPVDWPILWRVADEIADLCLVRAEVLPLLYFEKKEERPVSNHLLNVGFLTAMIMRAQGSVGEKDIREAVCAALLHDVGKFHLPTRIMEKKGTLTFEEERIMRTHPLVAYRYLQEICKESPLPLPVLMGVLQHHERPDGQGYPMRVGSMKTHPYAKVLALADAYESRTSLKQPDGSEISPFGAARELYKQVYGAEFEVMAGRALLKEVHFFLLGQKVELSNGKVGWVVQWDEECGENMLVSGEKSEFFRLNDRSGIEVKKVIKT, encoded by the coding sequence ATGAATCAGGAACTACAAGGTATGTCTTGTACGGTGCAGCAGTTGAGACCAGGCATGTGTTTGGCTGGGCCTGCTAAAAACAGTAAGGGCGCGATCGTAATGCAAGGCGGGACGGTACTGGATGAACGGGCGATTGCTTTGTTGCAGAGGATGTCCATCGCTGCAATCGACGTGGTGAGGACTGATAAAAACACCTTTGTTGTTGGCGATGTGCAGGGAGAAGAGGAACTGCCAGCCGCTATAAGCGCTGAAGAAACGTGGAAGACTATTGGTGCATACTGTCCACTGGTTAGCCCGGTGCAGACTTTGTTTAAGCAACGGTATGGAATGCTCTTGGAGGAAATGAAGAAAATCTGGACGGCTATACGTCTGCGTGGTCCTGTGGATTGGCCGATTCTCTGGCGTGTAGCGGATGAAATTGCCGATTTGTGTCTAGTCCGAGCAGAAGTATTGCCGTTGCTTTATTTTGAAAAAAAAGAAGAGCGGCCTGTAAGCAATCATTTGTTGAATGTGGGTTTTTTGACAGCGATGATAATGCGGGCTCAGGGCAGTGTTGGTGAAAAAGATATTCGCGAGGCTGTTTGCGCGGCGTTGTTGCATGACGTAGGTAAATTTCATTTGCCTACTCGCATTATGGAGAAAAAAGGGACATTGACCTTTGAAGAAGAGCGCATTATGAGGACGCACCCGCTGGTGGCCTATCGATATTTACAAGAAATATGCAAAGAATCACCGTTGCCGCTGCCTGTGCTTATGGGAGTGCTGCAGCACCATGAGCGTCCTGATGGACAAGGATATCCGATGCGAGTAGGAAGCATGAAAACGCATCCTTATGCCAAAGTGCTGGCGTTAGCGGATGCTTATGAAAGCCGCACTAGTCTCAAACAGCCGGATGGTTCGGAAATCAGTCCTTTTGGCGCGGCCAGAGAACTATACAAACAAGTATACGGAGCTGAATTTGAGGTGATGGCTGGTCGGGCTTTGTTGAAAGAGGTTCATTTTTTCCTATTGGGACAGAAGGTTGAACTTTCGAATGGGAAAGTAGGCTGGGTTGTGCAGTGGGATGAAGAATGCGGTGAAAACATGTTGGTTAGCGGCGAGAAAAGTGAATTTTTCCGGCTTAATGATCGCAGCGGAATCGAAGTGAAAAAAGTAATCAAGACGTAA
- a CDS encoding HD-GYP domain-containing protein, translating into MGGMAVIRGCAVEELQPGMRLVEPVTDGCGRMILKPGTELNRRVIEVLGRLHIGPVDVVAWSEDGIGLPKPAVVSEIVEMESSWHPGPFCSIVDPLWDLFREHYEGWLKRLKRQFFNLQVASNEIVDWAEIEAIVSEVTDLSLLAVQVLPCIHFMPRQESYLLHHSLHVSLLSAMMARLLNWEEQEVYEVALAALLHDVGKLQVPEEILHKTESLTPKEIRVVQGHAVLGFRLLQEAGVFPLPVLAGVLQHHERLDGSGYPISVGQAKMHAYSRILAIADMYDAMTSKKMYGKQHNPFTAARELRRDMSRDRLDVKATRAFLGQIHQFLLGQKVRLDNGNEGWLTQWDESCGENAAVMDKRGRTYLLNDRCGMAIQAIVQPRRQG; encoded by the coding sequence ATGGGCGGTATGGCGGTAATCCGGGGGTGTGCGGTAGAAGAATTGCAACCAGGAATGAGGCTGGTGGAGCCGGTGACAGATGGTTGTGGCCGTATGATTTTAAAACCGGGCACGGAGCTGAATCGCAGGGTTATTGAAGTTCTTGGACGGCTGCATATTGGGCCTGTAGATGTTGTGGCGTGGAGCGAAGATGGGATTGGGCTGCCGAAACCGGCGGTTGTGTCTGAAATTGTAGAAATGGAATCCTCTTGGCATCCAGGACCTTTTTGCAGCATTGTGGATCCGTTATGGGATTTATTCCGCGAGCATTACGAAGGATGGCTGAAGAGGCTGAAACGGCAGTTTTTCAATTTGCAGGTGGCAAGCAATGAAATTGTGGACTGGGCGGAAATCGAGGCGATCGTGTCCGAAGTTACGGACTTGTCCTTGCTGGCAGTGCAAGTACTGCCTTGTATTCATTTTATGCCTCGCCAAGAGAGCTATCTGCTGCATCATTCCCTGCATGTTTCTTTGTTGTCTGCAATGATGGCGCGTTTGTTGAATTGGGAAGAACAAGAAGTATATGAAGTGGCCCTGGCGGCGCTGCTTCATGATGTAGGAAAGTTACAAGTTCCGGAAGAAATTTTGCATAAAACGGAATCCCTGACTCCAAAAGAAATACGGGTTGTGCAGGGACATGCTGTTCTGGGGTTTCGCCTGCTACAGGAAGCAGGGGTGTTTCCGCTGCCGGTGCTGGCTGGCGTTTTGCAGCATCATGAACGGTTGGATGGAAGCGGTTATCCTATTTCGGTTGGACAAGCTAAAATGCATGCATATTCTCGGATTTTGGCCATTGCTGATATGTATGACGCGATGACTTCTAAAAAGATGTATGGAAAACAGCATAATCCGTTTACGGCGGCACGGGAACTGAGACGGGACATGTCGCGAGATCGTCTGGATGTTAAGGCGACACGGGCTTTTTTGGGGCAGATCCATCAATTTTTGCTGGGCCAAAAAGTGCGATTGGATAATGGAAATGAAGGTTGGCTGACGCAATGGGATGAAAGTTGCGGGGAAAACGCAGCTGTGATGGACAAACGGGGACGTACATATTTGCTGAATGATCGGTGTGGGATGGCCATTCAAGCTATCGTTCAGCCACGAAGACAAGGATGA
- the secG gene encoding preprotein translocase subunit SecG produces the protein MSTALMIIDAIICVALIASVVMQSGKSAGLSGSIGGGAESLFGGRARGLDQFLAKATMILGILFGLVTMALSVIMR, from the coding sequence GTGAGCACAGCCTTGATGATTATTGATGCAATCATCTGCGTGGCCTTGATTGCCAGTGTAGTGATGCAATCAGGAAAAAGCGCAGGGTTATCCGGCTCAATCGGCGGCGGAGCCGAGAGCCTTTTTGGTGGTAGAGCGAGAGGGTTGGACCAGTTTTTGGCGAAAGCGACGATGATTTTAGGTATTCTTTTTGGTTTGGTAACCATGGCTTTGTCTGTTATCATGCGGTAA
- a CDS encoding ComF family protein gives MLGTLVKACLDLVYPPKCPGCGKAVAEHGQWCPLCLGPVLSLKALSPVLHRLKHLAGCFVVCQYGGAVRHLLQDIKFHGEDNKQAALAWLLTQAAGTVRFAGVDAVVPVPLHPKRRRERGYNQTELLFSAWSRKQGFLWLPDVLLRERETLPQWELPSGERRKNIRGAFRVQKSNLIQGKKILLVDDIFTTGATMDECAKTLLTSGAEKVEGLALASSSRG, from the coding sequence TTGTTGGGGACATTAGTCAAAGCGTGTTTGGACTTGGTGTATCCTCCTAAATGTCCTGGATGCGGTAAAGCGGTAGCGGAACATGGGCAATGGTGTCCTTTGTGTTTGGGACCGGTGCTTTCCCTCAAAGCATTGTCACCTGTCTTGCATCGGCTGAAGCATCTTGCAGGTTGTTTTGTTGTCTGCCAGTACGGCGGCGCGGTACGACATTTATTGCAGGATATTAAATTTCATGGCGAGGATAATAAGCAGGCCGCCTTGGCTTGGCTTTTAACGCAGGCAGCGGGAACTGTTCGCTTTGCCGGCGTGGACGCCGTAGTGCCGGTGCCGCTGCATCCGAAGCGACGGCGAGAACGAGGCTATAACCAGACAGAACTGCTGTTTTCTGCTTGGAGCCGCAAACAAGGCTTTTTGTGGTTGCCGGATGTGCTGTTGCGGGAGAGAGAAACATTGCCGCAATGGGAATTGCCGTCAGGAGAGAGACGGAAAAATATTCGCGGTGCCTTTCGGGTGCAAAAGAGCAATTTGATACAAGGGAAAAAGATTCTTTTGGTCGATGATATTTTTACAACGGGAGCCACTATGGATGAATGTGCAAAAACGTTGTTGACGTCTGGAGCGGAAAAGGTGGAAGGCCTAGCTTTGGCTAGCAGTTCTAGAGGTTGA
- a CDS encoding ATP-dependent RecD-like DNA helicase, producing the protein MEVITGTVDSVTYQSPDGRFAVFRMKLDGRTGACTVTGQMSAPLVGEAVEASGEWVEHARFGRQFKVVSLKRVAPTSVKGIERFLASGVVKGIGPALAARMVQRFGERTLDVLMASPKRLAEVDGIGKKKAQSMHDAYNEVSEQRELMLFLEMHGVSGAYAGKIFSVYGSLSQEVLQNNPYRLAAEVDGIGFRTADQMAQAMGRPRNSDERLEAGIEYALSLVGQAGHCCIPEEMLRSECSKLLGVDSLEVGECLRRLIAEDVLCSEAWEGLTLLYPWYLYHAETRVAHRFKQLACRARAGRSANYKNLVEQWEDQAGLQLAEAQRQAMLASLQHGVLILTGGPGTGKTTVVRGMLEVLEKEGFKILLGAPTGRAAKRLAEATGKEASTVHRLLEASVDGSGAQVFLRDADRQLEADVVILDEVSMMDMPLTDSFLQAVPDGCRVIFVGDADQLPSVGPGAVLKDLMRSEAVPVVRLTEVYRQAQGGGIVENAHRINGGYTPDCRSSRDFQFYPCSSDEMTAEMVVRLCQEELPAQGYDMLRDIQVLSPMHRLACGVENLNKLLQQAVNPPEPGKGELNLPYQVLRLGDKVMQIRNNYEKGVFNGDIGQICELADGKAIVRYPEQKVVYEAGEGDQLLLAYAMSVHKSQGSEYPVVILPLVPGHHRMLQRNLFYTAITRAKEKVVLLGSQAAINTAVGNDRTKKRYSLLAERLKSETC; encoded by the coding sequence ATGGAAGTCATCACCGGGACGGTGGATTCCGTCACCTATCAAAGTCCGGATGGCCGTTTTGCCGTATTTCGCATGAAGCTGGATGGTCGTACCGGCGCTTGCACTGTAACAGGTCAAATGTCAGCACCCTTAGTGGGGGAGGCTGTAGAAGCGAGCGGCGAATGGGTGGAGCATGCCCGTTTTGGTCGGCAGTTCAAGGTGGTGTCGTTGAAGCGCGTCGCTCCTACTAGCGTCAAAGGAATTGAGCGATTTTTGGCTTCCGGCGTTGTCAAAGGCATTGGACCGGCTTTGGCCGCTCGGATGGTGCAGCGCTTTGGAGAGCGAACGTTGGATGTACTGATGGCATCGCCTAAGCGTTTGGCGGAAGTGGATGGAATTGGCAAGAAAAAAGCACAGTCCATGCATGACGCATATAATGAGGTTTCCGAGCAACGGGAGTTGATGTTGTTTTTGGAAATGCATGGCGTCAGCGGTGCCTATGCAGGTAAGATTTTTTCCGTCTACGGCTCGCTGTCGCAAGAGGTACTGCAAAATAATCCGTATCGACTGGCGGCGGAAGTGGACGGTATTGGCTTTCGCACGGCAGATCAAATGGCGCAGGCTATGGGCCGGCCTAGAAATAGCGATGAGCGTTTGGAAGCGGGCATTGAATATGCTTTATCTCTTGTGGGGCAAGCCGGACACTGCTGCATTCCAGAAGAAATGCTGCGCAGTGAGTGCAGCAAACTTTTGGGCGTGGATTCGCTGGAGGTGGGAGAGTGTTTGCGGCGTCTTATAGCAGAAGACGTACTGTGCAGCGAGGCCTGGGAAGGCTTGACACTTCTCTATCCCTGGTATTTGTATCACGCGGAAACTAGAGTGGCTCACCGCTTTAAACAACTGGCCTGCCGGGCTCGTGCGGGACGCTCTGCAAACTATAAAAATCTTGTAGAGCAGTGGGAAGATCAGGCTGGCTTACAGCTGGCAGAGGCCCAGCGTCAGGCTATGTTGGCGTCGTTGCAGCATGGGGTGTTGATTTTGACAGGCGGCCCGGGAACCGGTAAAACAACGGTGGTTCGCGGTATGCTGGAAGTGTTGGAAAAAGAAGGTTTCAAGATTCTTCTCGGCGCGCCGACCGGCAGAGCGGCTAAGAGGCTGGCGGAAGCTACTGGCAAAGAGGCGTCTACGGTGCACCGTTTGTTGGAAGCTTCGGTTGACGGTTCCGGGGCACAGGTGTTTTTGCGGGACGCCGACAGGCAGCTTGAAGCGGACGTGGTGATTTTGGATGAAGTGTCCATGATGGACATGCCATTGACAGATAGTTTTCTGCAAGCCGTGCCGGATGGTTGTCGAGTTATTTTTGTAGGCGATGCAGATCAACTGCCTTCGGTGGGGCCGGGAGCCGTACTGAAGGATCTAATGCGTTCAGAGGCTGTGCCGGTCGTGCGTCTTACCGAGGTATACCGCCAGGCCCAAGGCGGTGGTATTGTAGAAAATGCCCACCGCATTAATGGCGGCTATACGCCGGACTGCCGCAGCAGCCGGGACTTTCAGTTTTACCCATGCAGCAGCGATGAAATGACGGCGGAGATGGTAGTGCGCCTGTGCCAGGAAGAGCTGCCAGCGCAAGGCTATGACATGCTGAGGGATATTCAGGTGTTGTCTCCGATGCATCGTCTGGCTTGTGGTGTGGAAAATCTCAACAAGCTGTTGCAGCAAGCGGTCAATCCGCCAGAACCGGGCAAAGGGGAATTGAATTTACCTTACCAGGTGTTGCGCTTGGGAGATAAAGTTATGCAGATTCGCAATAATTACGAAAAAGGGGTATTCAACGGAGATATTGGCCAAATTTGCGAGTTGGCCGACGGTAAGGCGATCGTGCGCTATCCAGAGCAAAAAGTGGTCTATGAAGCCGGTGAAGGCGATCAACTTCTTTTGGCCTATGCGATGAGTGTGCACAAAAGCCAGGGCAGTGAATATCCGGTGGTTATTTTGCCGCTTGTGCCGGGGCATCATCGCATGCTGCAGCGTAATCTTTTCTACACTGCGATTACCAGAGCGAAAGAAAAAGTTGTTCTTCTTGGCAGTCAGGCGGCCATCAATACGGCTGTGGGCAATGATCGGACGAAGAAACGGTATTCGTTGCTGGCAGAGCGCTTAAAAAGCGAGACATGCTAA
- a CDS encoding ABC-F family ATP-binding cassette domain-containing protein, which produces MGIIRVQQVGKAFGIETLFQNVSFEVRRGDKIGIIGANGAGKTTLFRCLLGTEQHDEGQISWPTGETVGHVEQQGDFGTVTLYEELRQAYEDVLACGEEMRRLEKELADEKEPEELERKMAAYARATEHFERGGGYEVDATIRKVAFGLGFTEEDFGREAAAFSGGQKTRILLARALLRQPDFLFLDEPTNHLDIAMTKWLEEFLRGYAGGMLIISHDRYFLDRVATRILELESGTVTAYEGNYSRYLEQKALRMESLQRAYEKQQTVIAQTEEFIRRYKAGVKSKQARGRETRLARMERIVLPASQARFDHFAFSPPAECAERVLECKDIATAYGSRIIFEKLSLLIRRGDGVALVGPNGAGKTTLLKLILGELTQLRGEIKLGNRVKVGYFAQEHETLYGPHRLLDEIMSEYHLSEERSRGYLGAFLFRGDDVYKRIDDLSGGEKARLAFLKLLLSGANFLVLDEPTNHLDIPAREAVEEAIMAFPGTFLVVSHDRYFLDKVANCILELEDGVLREYVGNYSYYQEQKEAAQQQLVNEVVVEPVNKPSSGQKPVSISPKEEPAPSALSASRRKGDAERKLPKLEERIAELEMLLKWNEQQLYLPENLEQPEEMQRLAEEREILAAQLDDVYAQWLELQEE; this is translated from the coding sequence ATGGGAATTATACGGGTGCAACAAGTAGGCAAAGCCTTTGGTATAGAGACGTTGTTTCAAAATGTATCTTTTGAAGTGCGGCGTGGCGATAAAATAGGCATTATTGGGGCCAATGGCGCTGGCAAGACAACGCTGTTTCGCTGCCTTTTGGGAACCGAGCAGCATGACGAGGGGCAGATTTCCTGGCCGACTGGCGAAACCGTGGGTCATGTAGAGCAGCAGGGCGATTTTGGGACGGTTACGCTCTATGAAGAACTGCGTCAGGCGTATGAGGATGTGCTGGCTTGCGGTGAAGAAATGCGGCGTTTGGAAAAAGAATTGGCTGACGAAAAAGAACCGGAAGAGCTGGAACGGAAAATGGCGGCTTATGCTCGAGCAACAGAGCATTTTGAACGCGGCGGCGGCTATGAGGTAGATGCAACTATTCGCAAGGTGGCCTTTGGCTTGGGTTTTACAGAAGAAGATTTTGGGCGGGAAGCGGCTGCTTTTTCGGGCGGGCAGAAAACTCGTATTTTGCTGGCCAGGGCGCTTTTGCGGCAGCCAGATTTTTTATTTTTGGATGAACCGACCAACCATTTGGATATTGCCATGACGAAGTGGCTGGAGGAGTTTTTGCGCGGTTATGCCGGCGGCATGCTGATCATCTCTCATGACCGCTATTTTCTGGATCGCGTGGCCACGCGTATTTTGGAGCTGGAAAGCGGCACGGTTACTGCTTACGAAGGAAATTACAGCCGCTATTTGGAGCAAAAGGCGCTGCGCATGGAGTCCTTGCAACGGGCTTATGAGAAGCAGCAGACCGTCATTGCGCAGACGGAGGAATTCATTCGCCGCTATAAGGCGGGAGTTAAATCGAAGCAGGCTCGGGGGCGTGAGACTCGCCTGGCGCGCATGGAGCGTATTGTGCTGCCGGCTTCGCAAGCTCGCTTTGATCACTTTGCCTTTTCGCCGCCGGCGGAATGTGCGGAACGAGTACTGGAGTGCAAAGACATTGCAACTGCCTATGGAAGCCGTATCATTTTTGAAAAGCTGTCCCTCTTAATTCGGCGCGGCGATGGCGTAGCGTTGGTGGGGCCGAACGGCGCAGGAAAGACGACGCTTTTGAAGCTCATTCTGGGAGAACTAACGCAGCTCCGGGGCGAAATCAAGCTGGGAAATCGCGTCAAAGTTGGTTACTTCGCACAGGAGCATGAGACGCTCTATGGTCCGCACCGCTTGCTGGACGAAATTATGAGTGAGTACCATTTAAGTGAAGAGCGCAGTCGCGGTTATCTGGGGGCTTTTTTATTTCGCGGCGACGACGTGTATAAGCGCATTGATGACTTGAGTGGCGGCGAAAAGGCAAGGCTCGCTTTTTTGAAGCTCCTGCTGTCGGGGGCTAATTTTCTGGTGCTGGACGAACCGACTAACCATTTGGACATTCCGGCGCGTGAAGCGGTGGAAGAAGCGATTATGGCTTTTCCGGGCACTTTTTTGGTAGTGTCTCATGACCGATATTTTCTTGACAAAGTGGCCAATTGCATTTTGGAATTGGAAGACGGCGTTTTGCGGGAATATGTGGGCAATTACAGCTACTATCAAGAACAGAAGGAAGCGGCGCAGCAGCAATTGGTGAACGAAGTAGTTGTGGAACCGGTCAATAAACCAAGTAGTGGGCAGAAACCAGTGTCAATTAGCCCTAAAGAAGAACCTGCGCCAAGTGCCCTGAGTGCTTCCAGGCGCAAAGGCGATGCGGAGCGTAAGCTGCCTAAGCTGGAGGAACGCATTGCCGAATTGGAAATGTTGTTGAAATGGAACGAGCAGCAGTTGTACTTGCCTGAAAATCTGGAGCAGCCAGAAGAAATGCAGCGCTTGGCCGAAGAAAGAGAAATCCTGGCGGCGCAGCTAGACGACGTTTATGCCCAGTGGCTGGAGCTGCAGGAAGAATAA
- a CDS encoding family 1 encapsulin nanocompartment shell protein has product MDYLDRKSAPLTDGEWARVDQAVVETARTMLVARRVIDVLGPMGSGVYSIPYSVFSGKSPTGIDMVGETEEFVVEASHRATVNLPMLYKDFKIMWRDVEADRHLGLPLDVSTAAVAANYVAVQEDALIFNGNAELGHAGLFSVAGRLTQKMGDWSEMGAALADVVKAVGALSEAGHYGPYAMVVSPMLFGKLVRVFGNTGMLELDQVKAILTGGVHYSNVISGNKAVVLATGTQNLNLAIGQDMATAYMGATNMNHVFRVLETAALLVRRPDAICTLEG; this is encoded by the coding sequence ATGGATTATTTGGATCGTAAATCAGCGCCTTTGACAGATGGAGAATGGGCCCGTGTAGACCAGGCGGTAGTTGAAACAGCGCGTACTATGCTGGTGGCGCGGCGCGTGATAGATGTGTTGGGACCCATGGGGTCGGGGGTGTACAGCATCCCCTATTCGGTATTCAGCGGTAAGTCTCCAACTGGTATTGATATGGTAGGAGAAACAGAAGAGTTTGTGGTGGAAGCCAGCCATCGGGCGACGGTGAATCTGCCAATGTTGTATAAGGATTTTAAAATCATGTGGCGCGACGTGGAGGCGGACCGTCATCTAGGGTTGCCTTTGGATGTATCGACAGCAGCTGTGGCCGCCAACTATGTAGCGGTCCAAGAAGATGCCCTGATTTTTAACGGCAATGCCGAACTAGGACATGCCGGGCTCTTTAGCGTGGCTGGTCGCCTGACGCAGAAGATGGGCGACTGGAGCGAGATGGGAGCGGCTTTGGCAGACGTAGTGAAAGCGGTAGGCGCTCTATCAGAAGCGGGGCATTATGGGCCGTACGCCATGGTGGTGAGCCCAATGCTGTTCGGCAAGCTGGTACGCGTTTTCGGCAATACGGGTATGTTGGAACTGGATCAGGTAAAGGCTATTCTAACTGGCGGTGTTCATTATTCGAACGTTATCTCCGGCAATAAAGCTGTTGTTTTGGCTACTGGTACACAGAATTTGAATCTGGCTATCGGTCAGGATATGGCGACTGCTTATATGGGCGCCACGAATATGAACCATGTGTTCCGTGTGCTGGAAACGGCAGCTCTGCTGGTGCGTCGCCCGGATGCTATTTGCACCTTGGAAGGCTAG
- a CDS encoding rubrerythrin: protein MAYGKNESREASPLEQTLIWLREDLVGELEAINQYQWHIDNIDNEEIKGLLAHIRDDEKEHVAELTHLITRVDEIQKEKFLEDHTAGGEQVVAGKTEEAPAMTVGSLFGKK from the coding sequence ATGGCTTATGGAAAAAACGAGTCCCGAGAAGCAAGTCCGTTGGAACAGACGTTGATTTGGCTGCGTGAGGATTTGGTGGGCGAACTGGAAGCCATCAATCAATACCAGTGGCATATTGACAATATTGATAACGAAGAAATTAAGGGGCTTTTGGCTCATATACGGGATGACGAAAAAGAGCATGTAGCAGAATTGACTCATTTAATTACTCGGGTTGACGAGATTCAAAAAGAAAAGTTTTTGGAAGACCATACAGCAGGCGGCGAGCAGGTCGTTGCTGGTAAAACGGAAGAGGCTCCGGCCATGACAGTAGGCAGCTTGTTCGGGAAAAAATGA
- a CDS encoding SagB/ThcOx family dehydrogenase, with the protein MRKPAGQEFMKKTRLDGGVPTPQQMGLAQPRLETEVDRSLPIYNLPQPDTFPAMPVDFLAFIELRTSVREYADKALTQEELSFLLWCTQGVKQVVPRAATFRTVPSAGARHALETYLLINRVEGVEPGLYRFLALDHQLQQLSTEAAWPAVLSHACKGQEIVKNSAVSFFWVAESPRMTWRYGERGYRYLFLDAGHVCQNLYLSSEAVGCGCCAIGAFDDESLHDLLDLGEEERFVVYGAAVGKKYKVE; encoded by the coding sequence ATGCGAAAGCCAGCGGGGCAGGAGTTTATGAAAAAGACCCGTCTAGATGGCGGTGTACCGACGCCGCAACAGATGGGGCTGGCGCAGCCGCGGCTGGAAACGGAGGTTGACCGCAGTCTTCCTATTTACAACTTGCCGCAGCCAGACACCTTTCCGGCTATGCCGGTGGATTTTCTGGCTTTTATTGAATTACGCACAAGCGTCCGCGAATATGCGGACAAAGCTTTGACTCAAGAGGAGCTGTCCTTTTTACTTTGGTGTACGCAAGGAGTCAAGCAGGTAGTACCGAGGGCGGCTACTTTTCGTACGGTTCCTTCCGCCGGGGCGCGGCATGCATTGGAGACATACTTGCTTATTAACCGTGTCGAAGGAGTAGAACCAGGGCTGTACCGCTTTTTAGCGCTGGATCATCAATTGCAGCAGCTGAGCACGGAAGCGGCTTGGCCGGCAGTGCTCAGTCATGCTTGCAAAGGACAGGAAATTGTGAAAAACAGTGCGGTCAGCTTTTTCTGGGTGGCCGAATCGCCGCGCATGACTTGGCGTTACGGTGAACGAGGTTATCGATATTTATTTTTAGATGCGGGCCATGTTTGTCAGAATTTGTATCTTAGCAGCGAAGCGGTAGGCTGTGGCTGCTGCGCCATTGGCGCCTTTGATGATGAATCGTTGCATGATCTTTTAGATTTGGGCGAAGAAGAACGCTTTGTCGTCTACGGGGCGGCTGTAGGGAAAAAGTATAAAGTCGAATAG
- the hisIE gene encoding bifunctional phosphoribosyl-AMP cyclohydrolase/phosphoribosyl-ATP diphosphatase HisIE, with protein MEWEQLKFDDQGLLPAVIQDEATNAVLMVAYMNKEALEKTLASGVTWFFSRSRGRLWQKGETSGHVQKVKDIFYDCDGDTLLVKVEQSGVACHEGTFSCFSRRLENKKAVLAPEVDASEVYGASLPAVLGEVYDVIHQRKVAPVEGSYTTYLFEKGQDKILKKVGEEAAETIIASKNHDAGEILYEMADLWYHCLVLLAFHELTPQQLLLELKGRRKKGKGGKV; from the coding sequence ATGGAATGGGAACAATTGAAATTTGACGACCAAGGACTGTTGCCGGCGGTCATTCAGGATGAAGCAACAAACGCGGTGCTAATGGTCGCTTATATGAATAAAGAAGCGCTGGAGAAGACTCTGGCAAGCGGCGTGACTTGGTTTTTCAGCCGCAGCCGGGGGCGGCTGTGGCAAAAAGGAGAAACCTCTGGTCATGTGCAAAAAGTAAAGGATATTTTTTATGACTGTGATGGCGATACGCTGTTGGTTAAAGTGGAGCAAAGCGGTGTAGCTTGCCATGAAGGCACATTTTCTTGCTTCAGTCGCCGTTTGGAAAATAAGAAGGCTGTATTAGCGCCGGAAGTGGACGCCTCCGAGGTGTATGGCGCATCGCTGCCGGCCGTGCTGGGTGAAGTGTATGATGTCATCCATCAGCGCAAGGTGGCGCCTGTAGAAGGATCTTATACAACGTATCTCTTTGAAAAAGGACAAGATAAGATTCTTAAAAAAGTCGGCGAAGAGGCGGCGGAAACCATCATTGCCTCGAAAAACCATGATGCCGGGGAAATTCTCTATGAAATGGCTGATTTGTGGTATCATTGTCTAGTGCTGTTGGCCTTCCATGAGCTGACGCCGCAGCAGCTGCTGCTGGAGCTGAAAGGGCGTCGTAAAAAGGGCAAGGGGGGAAAGGTCTAA